Proteins from a single region of Candidatus Binatia bacterium:
- a CDS encoding iron ABC transporter permease, translating into MKALTLIAILVAAAAAGMLVGGTPLPAAQIAWALAHPHASGVVGAIVWQLRLPRVCVAATVGASLALCGAMLQGLLRNPLVDPYLTGVSAGAAAAIAVAILAGASPAATPAVGFLAGLGAALLVAALARRGGGIDGTRLILAGVSLSTLFAAIVTLAVVRAQSGDYASTIVAWLAGSMAGRGWRELETVAPYVTAGAVLALWAAAPLNALRVGELRARSVGVGVERAQWIILAASSLLAASSVVLAGLVGFIGLIVPHLARRLVGSDSRVLLPACAAIGATLCIVADAVCRRIVAPAELPIGVLLAFIGVPTFLYLYLRPAVRSGSGVRG; encoded by the coding sequence GTGAAGGCGCTGACGCTCATCGCGATTCTGGTGGCGGCCGCGGCGGCGGGCATGCTGGTCGGCGGGACGCCGCTGCCGGCAGCGCAGATCGCGTGGGCGCTCGCGCACCCGCACGCTTCGGGCGTAGTCGGCGCGATCGTATGGCAGCTGCGCCTACCGCGCGTGTGCGTCGCGGCGACGGTTGGGGCGTCGCTCGCGCTATGCGGCGCGATGTTGCAAGGCCTGCTCCGCAACCCGCTGGTAGATCCGTACCTGACGGGCGTGAGCGCGGGCGCGGCGGCGGCGATCGCCGTCGCGATCCTCGCCGGCGCATCGCCCGCCGCAACGCCCGCCGTCGGCTTCCTCGCCGGACTTGGCGCAGCGCTGCTCGTGGCGGCGTTGGCGCGACGCGGCGGCGGAATCGACGGCACCCGGCTGATTCTCGCCGGCGTTTCGCTGTCGACGCTCTTCGCCGCCATCGTCACGCTCGCGGTCGTTCGCGCGCAGTCCGGCGATTACGCTAGCACCATCGTGGCGTGGCTGGCGGGATCGATGGCGGGTCGCGGCTGGCGCGAGCTCGAGACCGTCGCGCCCTACGTGACGGCCGGGGCGGTTCTGGCACTGTGGGCTGCGGCGCCGCTCAACGCGCTGCGCGTCGGAGAGCTGCGCGCCCGCTCCGTCGGCGTCGGCGTCGAGCGAGCCCAGTGGATCATCCTCGCGGCATCGTCGCTACTGGCCGCGAGCAGCGTCGTGCTCGCGGGACTCGTCGGCTTTATCGGGTTGATCGTGCCGCATCTCGCGCGCCGTCTCGTCGGATCCGATTCGCGTGTTCTCCTTCCCGCGTGCGCCGCGATCGGGGCCACGCTGTGCATCGTCGCCGACGCGGTCTGCCGGCGCATCGTCGCCCCGGCCGAACTTCCGATCGGCGTCTTGCTCGCGTTTATCGGCGTGCCAACGTTCTTGTATCTGTATCTGCGCCCCGCAGTTCGCTCCGGCTCGGGCGTGCGCGGTTGA
- a CDS encoding amidohydrolase family protein produces MSGLTLGPAFIAVGDGTSTFGRLEIEDGRIAGVLAADGPADYALPPGTSIAPGLIDLHTNGASEYSFNRDQGNAVGVACTEYARMGATGFVAGVMTAPWESMLHAASEIVEAANQLEEDVPQGARCLGVHFEGPFLNPKFRRIHNHGWLLDANAARAQEMLDACKGACLLVTMAPEVEGASDALRVFVENGVVCSAGHTAARYREGMLAIGLGFRSLTHAFNGMPPLDHRDPSILAAFIQDRRTLVQVICDGFHVSPVMIDILHRTLGDRVVLVTDHMPATDPGYHIEGGVMRSAEGTIAGSALRMDDALRNYMSYAQIPFAQAIVAATYAPARLIRHEAELGRVTRGARADLSFWDRDYQVIGTMVGGRFVYNTLEVAA; encoded by the coding sequence ATGTCCGGACTGACTCTTGGACCAGCTTTCATCGCCGTGGGCGATGGAACGTCGACGTTCGGACGGTTAGAAATAGAAGACGGGCGGATCGCGGGCGTGCTCGCCGCCGACGGACCTGCGGACTACGCATTGCCACCCGGCACGAGCATTGCTCCGGGCTTGATCGATCTCCACACCAACGGGGCGAGCGAATATTCGTTCAATCGCGATCAGGGCAACGCCGTCGGCGTCGCGTGTACGGAGTACGCGCGAATGGGGGCCACGGGCTTCGTGGCCGGCGTGATGACGGCGCCGTGGGAATCGATGCTGCACGCCGCGTCGGAGATCGTCGAGGCGGCCAACCAGCTGGAGGAGGACGTCCCGCAGGGCGCGCGTTGCCTCGGCGTTCACTTCGAGGGACCGTTCCTCAATCCGAAGTTTCGCCGCATTCACAATCACGGGTGGCTCCTTGATGCAAACGCGGCGCGCGCCCAGGAGATGCTGGATGCGTGCAAGGGCGCGTGCCTTCTCGTCACGATGGCGCCGGAGGTCGAGGGCGCTAGCGACGCGCTGCGCGTCTTCGTCGAAAACGGCGTCGTCTGCTCGGCGGGCCACACGGCGGCGCGCTACCGCGAGGGAATGCTGGCGATCGGCCTGGGCTTCCGCTCGTTGACCCACGCCTTCAACGGAATGCCGCCGCTGGATCATCGCGATCCCTCGATCTTGGCAGCGTTCATCCAGGATCGCCGCACCCTCGTGCAGGTCATCTGCGACGGATTTCACGTGTCGCCAGTTATGATCGATATCCTCCATCGCACCCTCGGCGACCGCGTCGTCCTCGTGACGGACCACATGCCCGCCACGGATCCCGGATACCACATCGAGGGCGGCGTGATGCGTTCCGCCGAAGGCACGATCGCCGGCAGCGCGCTGCGCATGGATGACGCGCTGCGCAACTACATGTCCTACGCGCAGATTCCGTTCGCGCAGGCGATCGTCGCGGCGACGTACGCGCCGGCCCGCCTGATCCGGCACGAGGCGGAACTCGGACGCGTCACGCGCGGAGCGCGGGCCGATCTCTCGTTCTGGGACCGCGACTACCAGGTCATCGGGACGATGGTCGGCGGCCGCTTCGTTTACAACACGCTCGAAGTCGCCGCTTAG
- the hflX gene encoding GTPase HflX produces MTQRAIVVAVDSRVERRAVEAELDEFEALARAAGAQILERIVQRRDRIDPATLVGSGKAREIASRAHELRADLLLVLNDLRPRQRNNLEKIVPLPIVDRTMLILDVFARHARSREGKLQVELAQLRYRQSNLIGAGADLSRLGGGIGTRGPGETKLEIDRRRIAARIAVLRRLIAGVRRQRSVRRSSPRGEPLVALVGYTNVGKTSLLNALTRSNALVADQPFATLDPTIRRAYLAPGAYVRVADTVGFITDLPEDLINAFRATLEELEGADLLLHVLDASNPQWPRQRRAVDAILRELHLDGTRRLMVFNKSDRLVSDAAGQADALYVSARTGAGLPELRAALTNLAESRR; encoded by the coding sequence ATGACGCAGCGCGCGATCGTCGTCGCCGTAGACAGCCGCGTCGAGCGCCGCGCCGTCGAAGCGGAGCTCGACGAATTCGAGGCGTTGGCCCGGGCCGCAGGAGCGCAGATACTGGAGCGCATCGTCCAGCGCCGCGACCGGATCGATCCGGCGACCCTCGTCGGGAGCGGCAAGGCTCGTGAGATCGCGAGCCGCGCGCACGAGTTGCGCGCGGATCTGCTGTTGGTTCTCAACGATCTCCGTCCGCGCCAGCGCAATAACCTCGAAAAGATCGTTCCGCTGCCGATCGTCGACCGTACGATGCTGATCCTCGATGTGTTCGCGCGTCACGCGCGCAGCCGCGAGGGTAAGCTGCAGGTCGAGCTCGCGCAGCTGCGCTACCGGCAGTCGAATCTCATCGGCGCCGGCGCCGACCTCTCGCGGCTCGGCGGCGGCATCGGCACCCGCGGGCCCGGCGAAACGAAGCTCGAGATCGATCGGCGCCGCATTGCGGCGCGCATCGCCGTCTTGCGCCGGCTGATCGCAGGCGTGCGGCGGCAGCGCTCCGTGCGGCGCTCGTCGCCGCGCGGCGAGCCGCTCGTCGCGCTCGTCGGCTACACCAACGTCGGCAAGACCTCGCTGCTCAACGCGCTGACGCGCAGCAACGCGCTCGTGGCGGATCAACCCTTCGCGACGCTCGACCCGACGATTCGGCGCGCTTACCTCGCGCCCGGCGCCTACGTGCGCGTGGCCGACACCGTTGGCTTCATCACGGATCTCCCCGAGGACCTGATCAATGCGTTTCGGGCGACGCTGGAAGAGCTCGAGGGGGCGGACCTGCTGCTGCACGTGCTCGACGCGAGCAACCCGCAGTGGCCTCGTCAGCGCCGCGCGGTCGACGCCATCCTGCGCGAGCTGCACCTGGACGGCACGCGGCGGCTGATGGTCTTCAACAAATCCGATCGGCTCGTTTCCGACGCCGCCGGACAAGCCGACGCGCTGTACGTCAGCGCGCGTACCGGAGCGGGCCTCCCGGAGCTGCGCGCCGCGCTGACGAACCTTGCGGAGAGTCGGCGATGA
- a CDS encoding SpoIIE family protein phosphatase encodes MKNAPLASVTGTLLLTVFLVLTLVFAVQGSFETRGQIASTFTRQSQIQQAQIDLEELLRLQIDEENSLRGYSLTRDPFYVSQYRQAAAGYDATVSAIRQTLRAQHLTAAEQLLGTYAHLQSEWRREVAAPLLRHPGERLDELDKRNKLFSDYETGTVAAIRQALANTDAALVHSTQEQLDRSSWVRAFWVSVFGLLAILFNTYRTRLNRELEEERAVSKILQRAFRSESVPLPHCEVGSAYLSATSHMAVGGDIFDVYRLSEDRALVLIADISGKGVDAAVLTAFIKFMIRAISLRKSDPAAILDEFNDAFSRAVGNPYLFVSMFVGVLDTNTFHLEYGSAGHDCAYLRSDGAVSRLAITGPVLGVMNEPFGGESIDLRSGDTLVLTTDGLTEVRDRSGAQLTERGAMELIERASPHAQALADELVAQVRSRAGNRLRDDLAVLAIRVGSSEPHA; translated from the coding sequence ATGAAAAACGCTCCGCTCGCGAGCGTCACCGGGACGCTGTTATTGACGGTTTTCCTGGTGTTGACGCTCGTCTTCGCGGTGCAGGGAAGCTTCGAGACGCGAGGCCAAATTGCGAGCACATTTACTCGCCAGTCGCAGATCCAGCAGGCTCAGATCGATCTGGAAGAGCTGCTGCGATTGCAGATCGACGAAGAAAACTCGTTACGCGGATATTCTCTCACGCGCGACCCGTTCTACGTAAGCCAGTATCGGCAGGCCGCGGCCGGATATGACGCCACGGTGAGCGCGATTCGGCAGACGCTCCGCGCCCAGCACCTTACGGCCGCAGAACAATTGCTCGGAACCTACGCCCATCTCCAATCCGAATGGCGCAGGGAAGTCGCAGCGCCCCTCCTGCGCCATCCCGGCGAGCGCCTCGACGAGCTCGACAAGCGCAACAAGCTCTTCTCGGATTACGAGACCGGGACTGTCGCGGCGATACGCCAGGCGTTGGCGAACACGGACGCCGCCCTCGTGCACAGCACGCAGGAGCAGCTCGATCGGTCGTCGTGGGTGCGCGCGTTCTGGGTGAGTGTGTTCGGCCTGCTCGCCATACTCTTTAACACGTACCGGACGAGGCTCAACCGCGAGCTGGAAGAGGAGCGCGCGGTCAGCAAGATCTTGCAGCGGGCGTTTCGCAGCGAGTCCGTGCCGTTGCCGCATTGCGAGGTCGGGAGCGCGTATCTCTCGGCGACGAGTCACATGGCGGTCGGCGGCGACATCTTCGACGTCTACCGGCTCTCCGAGGACCGGGCGCTCGTGCTGATCGCCGACATCAGCGGCAAGGGCGTGGATGCGGCCGTCCTGACCGCCTTCATCAAATTCATGATCCGTGCGATCTCGCTGCGCAAGAGCGACCCCGCGGCGATCCTGGACGAGTTCAACGACGCGTTTTCCAGGGCCGTCGGGAACCCATATCTCTTCGTATCGATGTTCGTTGGTGTGCTCGACACGAACACGTTCCATTTGGAGTACGGCAGCGCCGGTCACGATTGCGCGTACCTTCGCAGCGACGGGGCCGTCTCGCGCCTCGCGATCACCGGACCCGTGCTCGGCGTGATGAACGAACCGTTCGGAGGCGAGTCGATCGACCTTCGGTCCGGCGACACGCTCGTGCTGACCACCGACGGCCTGACTGAGGTGCGCGATCGCTCGGGCGCCCAACTCACGGAGCGCGGCGCGATGGAGCTGATCGAGCGCGCGAGTCCGCACGCGCAGGCGCTTGCCGACGAGCTGGTCGCGCAGGTGCGGAGCCGTGCCGGCAATCGGCTGCGGGACGATCTGGCCGTGCTGGCGATCCGCGTCGGGAGTTCGGAGCCGCATGCGTAA
- the manB gene encoding phosphomannomutase/phosphoglucomutase (converts mannose-6-phosphate to mannose-1-phosphate; the resulting product is then converted to GDP-mannose by ManC which is then used in the synthesis of mannose-containing glycoconjugates that are important for mediating entry into host cells), with product MHGLVEPTIFKSYDVRGVYPSQLDEDVAYAIGRCFVPLIGSNGTSVVVGRDMRPSGERLSDAFAHGVCDAGADVVDIGMVSTDALYFAVGRFSFDGGVMITASHNPAEYNGMKFTRAAAQAISLETGLATIREQLVAQALPPKAAKPGNVARRDVLDDFAEHCLSFVDRSKIKPFKIAVDAGNGMAGETIPHIFKFLPCEVVPLYFELDGTFPNHPASPIEPENMLDLQAEVRKRRCDLGVAFDGDADRMFIVDENANIVDGSTVTALVALSMLKKHPGAKVLYNLICSRSVPELIAKAGGVPVRSKVGHSIIKAVMRGQDVVFGGEHSGHFYFRDNWYADSGMIALLLCLELFGEANMPVSQAIAPIDTRFRSGEINTQVADVSARLREIEERYADAVIDHLDGVTISYPSWWMNVRPSNTEPLLRLNVEGETRVVMEQHRDEALALLRS from the coding sequence GTGCACGGTCTAGTCGAGCCCACGATATTCAAATCCTACGACGTTCGCGGCGTTTATCCGTCCCAGCTCGACGAAGACGTGGCCTACGCCATCGGGCGCTGCTTCGTGCCCCTGATCGGGTCGAATGGAACGAGCGTCGTCGTCGGACGCGATATGCGTCCCTCCGGCGAGCGCCTCAGCGACGCTTTCGCGCACGGGGTTTGCGACGCCGGGGCTGACGTGGTCGACATCGGCATGGTCTCCACCGACGCTCTGTATTTCGCGGTGGGCCGGTTTTCGTTCGACGGCGGAGTGATGATCACGGCCTCGCACAATCCGGCCGAATACAACGGCATGAAATTCACGCGCGCCGCGGCGCAAGCGATCTCGCTGGAGACGGGGCTGGCGACGATTCGCGAGCAACTCGTCGCGCAAGCCCTTCCGCCGAAGGCGGCGAAGCCGGGCAACGTCGCGCGGCGCGACGTCTTGGACGATTTTGCCGAGCACTGCCTCTCGTTCGTCGACCGCTCCAAAATCAAGCCCTTCAAGATCGCCGTGGACGCGGGCAACGGGATGGCGGGAGAAACGATCCCACACATCTTCAAATTCCTTCCGTGCGAGGTCGTGCCGCTCTACTTCGAGCTAGACGGCACCTTTCCGAATCACCCCGCCAGCCCGATCGAGCCCGAAAACATGCTGGATCTGCAGGCCGAGGTGCGCAAGCGCCGCTGCGATCTCGGCGTCGCTTTCGATGGTGACGCCGACCGGATGTTCATCGTCGACGAGAACGCCAACATCGTCGACGGCAGCACCGTCACCGCCCTGGTGGCGCTGAGCATGCTGAAGAAACATCCTGGAGCGAAGGTTCTCTATAATCTGATATGCAGCCGGAGCGTGCCCGAGCTCATCGCAAAAGCCGGCGGCGTGCCCGTGCGCTCGAAGGTCGGCCACTCCATCATCAAGGCCGTGATGCGCGGCCAGGACGTCGTGTTCGGCGGCGAGCACAGCGGGCATTTCTATTTTCGCGATAATTGGTACGCCGACTCCGGAATGATCGCGTTGCTGTTGTGCCTCGAGCTGTTCGGCGAGGCGAATATGCCGGTCAGCCAAGCGATCGCCCCGATCGACACTCGCTTTCGCTCGGGCGAGATCAACACCCAGGTCGCCGACGTCTCCGCGAGGCTGCGCGAGATCGAGGAACGTTACGCCGACGCCGTCATCGATCACCTCGACGGCGTCACGATCTCCTACCCGAGTTGGTGGATGAACGTGCGGCCGTCCAACACCGAGCCACTGCTGCGTTTGAACGTCGAAGGCGAGACGCGGGTGGTCATGGAGCAGCACCGCGACGAAGCTCTGGCGCTGCTCCGAAGCTGA
- a CDS encoding ABC transporter ATP-binding protein gives MIELRGVGLGIGGHDLLAGIDARVETGEFVAVLGANGAGKTTLLRAIAGLHPADGGAILLDGRPSSRLAPLDRARLVALVTGDEVLLDALRVRDVVSIGRFPYHRWWEWRERSSDEAAVARALSAVRIEALTERLFSTLSAGERQRVWIALGLAQETPIVLLDEPTSHLDVRVAHEILALLRGLTRAGKSVVCALHDVNEAAAYADRIALLGDGTLLAIAPPEELLVGSLLERAYGIAMEHVRLPDGRLRVFAREAVSASSDAHRNRAPSA, from the coding sequence TTGATCGAGCTACGCGGCGTCGGACTGGGCATCGGCGGCCACGACTTGCTTGCCGGTATCGACGCACGCGTCGAGACCGGCGAGTTCGTCGCCGTGCTCGGGGCGAACGGAGCGGGGAAGACGACACTACTGCGCGCCATCGCGGGACTGCATCCGGCCGACGGGGGGGCGATCCTGCTCGACGGTCGTCCAAGCTCGCGGCTCGCACCGCTCGACCGCGCCAGGCTCGTCGCGCTCGTAACGGGCGACGAGGTATTACTCGACGCGCTCCGCGTGCGCGACGTCGTCTCGATCGGCAGGTTTCCGTACCATCGCTGGTGGGAGTGGCGCGAGCGATCGAGCGACGAGGCGGCCGTGGCGCGTGCACTGTCGGCTGTGCGAATCGAGGCGCTTACGGAGCGCCTCTTTTCGACGCTCAGCGCGGGCGAGCGCCAGCGCGTCTGGATCGCGCTCGGCCTCGCGCAGGAGACCCCGATCGTGCTGCTCGACGAGCCTACGAGTCACCTCGACGTACGCGTGGCGCACGAAATTCTCGCGCTGCTGCGCGGGCTGACGCGAGCCGGCAAGAGCGTCGTCTGCGCACTGCACGACGTTAACGAGGCGGCCGCGTACGCGGATCGGATCGCGTTGCTGGGAGACGGAACGCTGCTCGCGATCGCTCCGCCGGAGGAACTCCTAGTGGGGTCGCTGCTCGAGCGCGCCTACGGCATCGCAATGGAACACGTACGCCTGCCGGACGGGCGGCTTCGCGTGTTCGCACGAGAGGCCGTCAGTGCGTCATCAGACGCACATCGGAACCGAGCACCCAGCGCGTAA
- a CDS encoding serine protease: MTRRVAALVAPLLALVAFGCGGHRDDAFVTAARRLRPAVVLLSMKVPPEHKKDRYDDAYATAFVVASGPWGSDLLTAQHAIDGAWDLRITVSNRWSAPVRVAASNADLDVALLRTPRGNLPVIALGVAPDLQGDVGREVGLVGYPVPDEFYDEGLGLATSLGAGRLSSIRKDALEVTLPVVPGESGGPVFLTDTGEVIGLAESRFDDEPSIGFALPVDDLKKFLHRSDAGHGF, translated from the coding sequence ATGACGCGCCGTGTAGCCGCGCTCGTCGCGCCGCTCCTCGCGCTTGTAGCCTTCGGTTGCGGAGGCCACAGAGATGACGCGTTCGTGACGGCGGCACGGCGGCTGCGCCCCGCGGTCGTGCTGCTCTCCATGAAGGTGCCGCCCGAACACAAAAAAGATCGCTACGACGACGCGTACGCCACCGCGTTCGTAGTCGCGTCGGGACCGTGGGGAAGCGATCTGCTGACGGCGCAACACGCGATCGACGGCGCGTGGGACCTGCGCATCACCGTCTCTAACCGCTGGTCGGCGCCGGTGCGTGTGGCCGCCTCGAACGCGGACCTCGACGTCGCGCTGCTGCGGACTCCGCGCGGCAATCTCCCGGTGATCGCGCTCGGCGTTGCCCCCGACCTGCAAGGCGATGTGGGACGCGAGGTCGGCCTTGTGGGTTATCCCGTTCCGGACGAGTTTTACGACGAGGGCCTCGGCTTGGCTACGTCACTCGGGGCCGGGCGCCTCTCCTCCATTCGTAAGGACGCGCTCGAGGTGACGCTCCCGGTCGTGCCGGGAGAGAGCGGCGGGCCCGTCTTTCTCACGGACACCGGAGAAGTCATCGGACTCGCGGAGTCGCGTTTCGACGACGAGCCCAGCATCGGCTTCGCACTCCCGGTCGACGACCTCAAGAAGTTCCTTCATCGCTCGGACGCTGGTCACGGATTTTGA
- a CDS encoding TonB-dependent receptor, whose amino-acid sequence MVPILAAILAASPTPSASPTAVPEIAHVVTSDRGAESAARAARTTYVVTASQIARDGDVTVADALARVPGVNVVPYGAFGSQVAIGIRGSSSQQVLVLMDGLPVAGAQINDVNLEEVSVSGVDRIEVVEGGGSTLYGSASIGGVINIITAAQPPRSTAVASTGSFNQQTYAVMTPFLSFSRTYAANDYSVLGAPNRQNAQAGLTALSARYTHAVGALDLTLAGNIDDAQAGAPGELDFFSPTSEANNVDRNLRLVAQHKGARSTTSLEIGDSSEDLSYTCNTPVDPSCPNASFPTPAPGMTSNPPYAQVLYDQRWMASLRNVAGDDRTRVVYGVDLMRGVARVDPGTGGGSPLAADNAPIFDAYAQTAAYVQSQWFATKGSEIYAGLRAERDGGVGGAYSPSLGGILHLLPTLTLRLNAATAFRAPTAEELYYPGFSNPSLQPERTRVGDATLAAHAPWGDLEFGWFTTSGTNLIVSPPPTYVPQNVGHASIQGLTLTAKARTFYGCVASLGVTNLYRAQDLITSSRLSGRGPVFAVRLALQYEAPANRRFDGFAIEALTQGPQEAPDPFLSPAYAVYQPATFTNIDGYVGYRLTPALILALRGYNLGNDRYALYAGYPMPGRSLRVELRSR is encoded by the coding sequence ATGGTTCCAATACTCGCCGCGATACTCGCGGCTTCCCCGACGCCGTCGGCATCGCCGACGGCCGTACCAGAGATCGCTCACGTTGTTACCAGCGACCGCGGCGCCGAGTCTGCCGCGCGCGCCGCTCGAACGACGTACGTCGTCACCGCCTCCCAGATCGCCCGCGACGGCGACGTCACCGTCGCCGACGCGCTCGCCCGAGTTCCCGGCGTCAACGTGGTGCCGTACGGCGCCTTCGGCTCGCAAGTGGCAATAGGTATCCGCGGCAGCTCGTCGCAGCAGGTGCTCGTCTTGATGGATGGTCTGCCGGTTGCCGGCGCGCAGATCAACGACGTCAATCTCGAAGAAGTCTCCGTGAGCGGAGTCGACCGGATCGAGGTCGTCGAAGGGGGCGGCTCGACACTCTACGGGTCGGCATCCATCGGCGGCGTCATCAACATCATCACCGCGGCGCAGCCGCCGCGCAGCACGGCGGTAGCGTCGACCGGATCGTTCAATCAGCAGACATACGCGGTTATGACGCCCTTTCTTTCGTTCTCGCGCACGTACGCCGCCAACGACTACTCTGTACTCGGCGCGCCGAACCGGCAGAACGCTCAGGCCGGCTTGACCGCGCTCAGCGCCCGCTATACGCATGCCGTCGGCGCGCTGGACCTCACGCTCGCCGGCAACATCGACGACGCGCAAGCGGGAGCGCCCGGCGAGCTCGACTTCTTCTCGCCGACCAGCGAGGCGAACAACGTCGATCGCAACCTGCGTCTCGTCGCGCAGCACAAGGGCGCGCGCTCGACGACGTCGCTCGAGATCGGCGACTCGTCGGAAGATCTGTCGTACACCTGCAATACGCCGGTCGATCCCAGCTGCCCAAACGCGTCTTTTCCGACGCCGGCTCCCGGGATGACGTCGAACCCTCCCTACGCGCAGGTGCTCTACGACCAGCGCTGGATGGCGAGCCTGCGCAACGTCGCGGGCGACGATCGCACGCGCGTCGTGTATGGCGTCGACCTGATGCGCGGCGTCGCGCGCGTGGACCCCGGCACCGGCGGCGGGTCGCCGCTCGCCGCCGACAACGCGCCGATCTTCGACGCGTACGCTCAAACCGCCGCGTACGTTCAGTCGCAATGGTTTGCGACCAAAGGCAGCGAGATTTACGCCGGGCTACGCGCGGAGCGCGACGGCGGCGTCGGCGGCGCGTACTCGCCGTCCCTCGGCGGCATTCTGCATCTTCTTCCCACGCTGACGCTACGTCTCAATGCCGCCACGGCGTTCCGGGCACCGACGGCCGAGGAGCTGTACTATCCCGGGTTTTCCAACCCAAGTCTCCAGCCCGAGCGGACGCGCGTCGGCGACGCAACCCTCGCCGCGCACGCGCCGTGGGGAGATCTCGAGTTCGGCTGGTTCACGACGAGCGGAACGAACCTCATCGTGTCGCCGCCGCCGACGTACGTACCGCAAAACGTCGGGCACGCTTCCATCCAAGGTCTCACACTCACCGCCAAGGCGCGCACGTTCTACGGATGCGTCGCCAGCCTCGGCGTAACGAACTTGTATCGCGCGCAAGACCTCATCACGTCGTCGCGGCTGTCCGGACGCGGTCCGGTGTTCGCCGTCCGGCTCGCGCTGCAGTACGAGGCTCCCGCCAACCGCCGCTTCGACGGGTTCGCAATCGAAGCGTTGACACAAGGGCCGCAAGAGGCTCCCGATCCGTTTCTCTCACCGGCTTATGCCGTCTATCAGCCGGCGACATTTACGAACATCGACGGCTACGTCGGCTACCGATTGACGCCGGCGCTTATCCTCGCGCTGCGCGGCTACAACCTCGGCAACGACCGCTACGCGCTCTATGCGGGGTATCCGATGCCGGGGCGCTCGCTGCGCGTGGAGCTGCGCAGCAGGTAG
- a CDS encoding helical backbone metal receptor: MRPWIAIVPLTLLLGGCGAHGADDQRVRPSHTAGRVVALMPSFADDLYAIGAGEQLVAVSAYTNTPQARRLPRVADASSVDAEAIVALRPSAVIGIPAQARFVEPLRRAHVPVYLLADDTYDEIFSNLRTVGALTGRRREADAEIARLQRETAALYDRTAGFARHPSVFVVLGSGPIWTAGSGSYITKLIALAGGRNAAEDLRAAYGEYSAEALLRDQPDLLVTDPATHLEALVDREPWRSLRAVRRDRVYAVDPDVLERPGPSYNEGIRRLQERIAPLAQR; the protein is encoded by the coding sequence ATGCGTCCCTGGATCGCGATCGTACCGTTGACCCTGCTGCTGGGTGGCTGCGGTGCCCACGGCGCAGACGACCAACGGGTGCGGCCCTCGCACACCGCCGGGCGAGTCGTCGCGCTGATGCCGTCGTTTGCCGACGACCTGTACGCGATCGGCGCCGGCGAACAGCTCGTGGCTGTTTCAGCGTACACGAACACGCCCCAAGCGCGGCGCTTGCCGCGCGTGGCGGATGCGAGCAGCGTCGACGCCGAGGCGATCGTGGCGCTGCGCCCGAGCGCCGTCATCGGGATACCGGCGCAAGCCCGCTTCGTGGAGCCGCTGCGGCGCGCGCACGTTCCGGTCTACCTGCTCGCGGACGACACGTACGACGAGATCTTCTCGAACCTGCGAACCGTCGGCGCGCTCACCGGGCGTCGACGCGAAGCCGATGCCGAGATCGCGCGTCTGCAGCGCGAGACCGCGGCGCTGTACGATCGCACAGCCGGCTTCGCGCGCCATCCCAGCGTCTTCGTCGTACTCGGCAGCGGCCCGATCTGGACGGCGGGTTCCGGCTCGTACATCACCAAGCTGATCGCGCTGGCGGGCGGACGCAATGCGGCCGAGGACTTGCGGGCGGCGTACGGCGAGTACAGCGCCGAGGCGCTCCTGCGCGATCAGCCCGATCTGCTCGTCACCGATCCGGCAACGCATCTCGAGGCGCTCGTGGACCGCGAGCCGTGGCGCAGCCTGCGAGCCGTGCGCCGGGATCGCGTTTACGCGGTGGATCCGGACGTTTTGGAGCGGCCGGGCCCGAGCTATAACGAGGGCATTCGCCGGCTCCAGGAACGCATCGCTCCGCTCGCCCAGCGATGA